In Candidatus Baltobacteraceae bacterium, a single genomic region encodes these proteins:
- a CDS encoding quinone oxidoreductase, translating to MKAIRIPVFGGPEVLQLQDLPTPAPGRGEALVRMAAAGVNYRDVYERTGRYGGTPPITAGAEGAGTVEAVGDDVRDVRVGERVAFTNVLGAYAQYVVAPADRLIPLPEGLSMIEGAAFPLQGLTAQYLVHEYYHVTPQTTVLLHAAAGGVGLLLVQMLKTIGARVIGTTSTDEKAAVAREAGADDVILYTRENFVDAVKKLTEGSGVDLVLDGVGKSTFPGSLESVRTRGTVVLYGSASGPADPIGPNSLQARSLTVAGGTLPNFIATREELLRRARDVLGAIANGTLTLRIDRTLPLAQAAEAHRLLESRATSGKLVLVI from the coding sequence ATGAAAGCGATACGCATTCCCGTCTTCGGCGGGCCCGAGGTTCTCCAACTCCAAGATCTGCCGACGCCTGCGCCGGGCCGCGGCGAGGCGCTCGTGCGCATGGCAGCGGCAGGCGTCAATTATCGCGACGTGTACGAACGTACCGGGCGCTACGGCGGCACGCCGCCGATCACGGCCGGCGCCGAAGGCGCCGGGACGGTCGAGGCGGTCGGAGACGACGTGCGCGATGTTCGTGTCGGCGAACGCGTCGCGTTCACCAACGTGCTCGGCGCGTATGCGCAGTACGTCGTCGCGCCGGCGGATCGACTGATTCCGCTGCCCGAAGGACTGTCGATGATAGAGGGCGCGGCGTTTCCGCTGCAGGGGCTCACCGCGCAGTATTTGGTGCACGAGTACTATCACGTGACCCCGCAAACAACCGTGCTGCTGCACGCGGCAGCGGGCGGGGTCGGGCTCTTGCTCGTGCAAATGCTCAAAACGATCGGCGCGCGTGTGATCGGGACGACGTCGACCGACGAGAAGGCGGCGGTCGCGCGGGAGGCCGGCGCCGACGACGTGATCCTCTACACCCGCGAAAATTTTGTTGATGCGGTGAAAAAGCTCACCGAGGGAAGCGGAGTCGATTTGGTGCTCGACGGAGTGGGGAAGTCGACCTTTCCCGGCAGCCTCGAATCCGTGCGAACGCGTGGAACCGTCGTGCTCTATGGCTCGGCCAGCGGGCCGGCCGATCCGATCGGACCGAACAGCCTGCAAGCGCGCTCGCTTACCGTCGCGGGCGGGACGCTGCCCAACTTCATCGCAACACGCGAGGAACTGCTGCGGCGTGCGCGCGACGTCCTGGGTGCGATCGCGAACGGGACGTTGACGCTGCGGATCGACCGCACGTTGCCGCTGGCGCAGGCCGCCGAGGCGCACCGGTTGCTCGAATCGCGCGCGACCAGCGGGAAGCTCGTGCTCGTCATCTAG
- the msrB gene encoding peptide-methionine (R)-S-oxide reductase MsrB, with translation MMRRAHFLGGLAGAIAFVPLLARAASGTKYPVTHTDAEWKDILGSDRYVILREDGTEPAFSSPLIGEHRPGVYNCAGCSQELFTSEMKYDSGDGWPSFTSVLPGRTLTQADYDLPGEERTEVHCRRCGGHLGHIFNDGPPPKYLRYCIDGLALNFVPRA, from the coding sequence ATGATGCGCCGCGCTCATTTTCTCGGGGGTCTCGCCGGCGCGATCGCATTCGTGCCGTTGCTCGCGCGCGCCGCGTCGGGAACCAAGTATCCGGTGACGCATACCGATGCCGAGTGGAAAGACATCCTCGGTTCCGATCGGTACGTGATTCTGCGCGAGGACGGAACGGAGCCGGCGTTTTCCAGTCCGCTGATCGGCGAGCACCGTCCCGGTGTCTATAATTGCGCCGGCTGCAGTCAAGAACTCTTCACGTCGGAGATGAAGTACGACAGCGGCGACGGCTGGCCGTCGTTCACGAGCGTGCTGCCCGGGCGAACGCTGACGCAAGCCGACTACGATCTTCCCGGAGAGGAACGCACCGAAGTGCACTGCCGCCGCTGCGGCGGGCACCTCGGCCACATCTTCAATGATGGGCCGCCGCCGAAATACTTGCGCTACTGCATCGACGGTCTAGCGTTGAACTTCGTTCCGCGTGCGTAA
- a CDS encoding alpha-hydroxy acid oxidase codes for MNERLRKACSIDDLRTMAQRRVPRAFFQYGDHGSYTQSTLRSNRTDLDALHLRQRIGIDVRERNLSTTIAGEEAALPFAFAPIGLCGMQHGDGEILACRAAQAAGIPFCLSTMSIDSIEDVAESVEKPFWFQLYVMRDRGFVRDLIARAVAAKCSALMVTMDLTVLGQRHCDVKNGLTVPPEITLGNLFDVATKPAWGLSILRGKRKTFGNLAGHIQGMESVTSLATWVSQQFDPTLNWRDLEWIRALWPGRIVIKGILDPRDARIAASTGVSAIVVSNHGGRQLDGAPSTISVLESVVDAVGDQVDVIFDSGVRTGMDVLRALALGARSVLLGRAYIYGLGAGGQDGVTRAIEIVRNELAISMALTGTTSVRDVRRDVIVEPAGAR; via the coding sequence ATGAATGAAAGGCTGCGCAAAGCCTGTTCGATCGACGACCTGCGCACGATGGCGCAGCGCCGGGTTCCGCGCGCGTTCTTCCAGTACGGCGATCACGGCTCGTACACGCAATCGACGCTGCGCTCGAATCGTACCGACCTCGATGCGCTGCACCTGCGCCAGCGCATCGGAATCGACGTGCGGGAGCGCAATCTCTCGACCACGATCGCCGGCGAGGAAGCGGCGTTGCCGTTCGCCTTCGCGCCGATCGGTCTGTGCGGCATGCAGCACGGCGACGGCGAGATCCTCGCCTGCCGCGCCGCGCAGGCGGCCGGAATTCCGTTCTGCTTGAGTACGATGTCGATCGATTCGATCGAAGACGTGGCCGAATCGGTCGAGAAGCCGTTCTGGTTCCAGCTCTACGTGATGCGCGATCGCGGCTTCGTGCGCGATCTCATCGCGCGCGCGGTGGCGGCAAAGTGCAGCGCGCTGATGGTCACGATGGACCTAACCGTGCTCGGCCAGCGCCACTGCGACGTGAAGAACGGCCTGACGGTTCCGCCTGAAATCACGTTGGGTAATCTCTTCGACGTCGCGACCAAACCGGCGTGGGGCCTTTCCATCCTGCGCGGCAAACGCAAAACGTTCGGCAATCTGGCCGGCCACATCCAAGGGATGGAGAGCGTCACCTCGCTCGCGACCTGGGTTTCACAACAGTTCGATCCGACGCTCAACTGGCGCGATCTCGAATGGATTCGCGCACTGTGGCCGGGGCGGATCGTGATCAAAGGCATTCTCGATCCGCGGGACGCTCGCATCGCCGCGAGCACCGGCGTCAGCGCCATCGTCGTTTCCAATCACGGCGGGCGTCAGCTCGACGGCGCACCCTCGACGATCTCGGTGCTCGAATCGGTCGTCGACGCGGTCGGCGATCAGGTCGACGTGATCTTCGATTCCGGCGTGCGCACCGGGATGGACGTGCTGCGCGCGCTTGCGCTCGGGGCACGTTCGGTGCTGCTCGGCCGCGCCTACATCTACGGCCTCGGAGCCGGCGGCCAAGACGGAGTCACGCGCGCGATCGAGATCGTGCGCAACGAACTTGCGATCTCGATGGCGTTGACCGGCACGACCAGCGTGCGCGACGTGCGCCGCGACGTGATCGTCGAACCCGCCGGCGCTAGATGA
- a CDS encoding type II toxin-antitoxin system HicB family antitoxin, which yields MRALRELPPCAARTAQLLDRDISDILKSMAKVLISLDERLLRRIDRMAAARGLSRSAYIAELAERDATRSSGAAPSVRAALRRLDRLFASSARGESTKIVRAERDGR from the coding sequence ATTCGCGCGCTACGAGAGCTTCCCCCATGTGCTGCCCGAACTGCGCAGTTGCTCGACCGAGATATATCGGATATACTCAAGTCGATGGCAAAGGTTCTCATCTCTCTCGACGAGCGGCTGCTGCGCCGCATCGATCGAATGGCGGCTGCACGCGGTCTTTCGCGAAGCGCGTATATCGCGGAACTTGCAGAGCGGGACGCAACGCGTTCGTCAGGCGCCGCTCCTTCCGTGCGTGCGGCACTTCGCCGGCTCGATCGGCTCTTTGCGAGTAGTGCGCGCGGGGAATCGACCAAGATCGTTCGCGCCGAGCGCGACGGGCGATGA
- a CDS encoding YncE family protein, with translation MPIVAVTQPVPVDPAGGFDYLAVDSERDRVYAAHPGGGGLLVADGDTGNVIAVIPVGPMHGLAIDPATGHVFTGNGDSRSVSEVDPESQQILRTAIVDGPVDAIAYDPQLGRIYADEDDGTRIFVVDTKTFRQIAVVKLPGHKPEYIQVDPETHDIYQNIATDNEIAVIDPKTLKVTRIIPTPQIQNNHPLQYDAEHHQLIVGGENNVLAVYDRSGKLLHRVNLPEHVDQCAWEPTHQWLACAGGGITLYSYDGTSDPKLLDDQKIAQGVHTTAIDPRTGTIWVVWNDRSTNDAFIQGFTYR, from the coding sequence TTGCCCATCGTTGCGGTGACCCAGCCCGTTCCGGTCGATCCGGCCGGGGGATTCGATTATCTTGCCGTCGATAGCGAACGCGATCGCGTTTACGCTGCGCATCCGGGCGGAGGCGGCCTGCTGGTTGCCGACGGCGACACCGGAAATGTCATTGCGGTCATCCCGGTCGGACCGATGCATGGTCTTGCGATCGATCCTGCGACCGGGCATGTGTTCACCGGAAACGGCGACTCGCGCAGCGTGAGCGAGGTCGATCCCGAATCGCAGCAGATCCTGCGCACGGCGATCGTCGACGGTCCGGTCGACGCGATCGCATACGATCCGCAGCTCGGCCGAATCTACGCTGACGAAGACGACGGCACGCGGATCTTCGTCGTCGACACGAAGACGTTCCGTCAGATCGCGGTGGTCAAGTTACCCGGCCACAAGCCCGAGTACATCCAGGTCGATCCCGAAACGCACGACATTTACCAAAACATCGCGACCGACAACGAGATCGCGGTGATCGACCCCAAGACGCTCAAGGTTACTCGGATTATTCCGACGCCGCAGATTCAGAACAACCATCCGCTTCAGTACGACGCCGAGCATCACCAATTGATCGTAGGGGGAGAGAACAACGTTCTGGCGGTGTATGACCGTTCCGGCAAGTTGCTTCATCGGGTGAATCTTCCCGAGCACGTCGACCAATGTGCGTGGGAGCCGACACATCAGTGGTTGGCGTGTGCGGGCGGCGGAATCACGCTATATTCGTATGACGGGACGAGCGATCCGAAACTTCTCGACGATCAGAAGATCGCTCAAGGCGTGCATACGACGGCGATCGATCCGCGAACGGGTACGATCTGGGTGGTGTGGAACGATCGAAGCACCAACGACGCTTTCATCCAGGGGTTCACCTACCGGTAA
- the msrA gene encoding peptide-methionine (S)-S-oxide reductase MsrA gives MSTQIATFAAGCFWGVEAAFRGVPGVIDAVSGYTGGSTQNPTYREVCTDRTGHAEAVEVRFDPSEVSYEHLLDIFWKIHDPTQINRQGPDYGTQYRSAIFTHSLEQAAAAAASREREEIARGKKIATQIVAAPMFFRAENYHQRYFERNGALCQVAP, from the coding sequence ATGAGCACCCAAATCGCAACCTTTGCCGCCGGCTGCTTCTGGGGCGTCGAAGCGGCCTTCCGGGGCGTGCCCGGCGTGATCGATGCGGTCTCCGGCTACACCGGCGGTTCCACCCAAAACCCAACGTATCGGGAGGTCTGCACCGATCGCACCGGCCACGCCGAAGCGGTCGAGGTCCGGTTCGATCCGTCCGAAGTCAGCTACGAGCACCTGCTCGACATCTTTTGGAAGATTCACGATCCGACGCAGATCAATCGCCAAGGACCGGACTACGGAACCCAATACCGCTCGGCAATTTTTACGCATTCGCTCGAGCAGGCCGCGGCCGCCGCTGCCTCGCGCGAGCGCGAAGAGATCGCGCGCGGAAAAAAGATCGCAACGCAAATAGTTGCTGCTCCGATGTTCTTTCGCGCGGAGAATTATCATCAGCGGTATTTCGAGCGCAACGGTGCTCTTTGTCAGGTGGCACCATGA
- the solA gene encoding N-methyl-L-tryptophan oxidase: MKYDVAVIGLGGMGSAVAAHLARRGLRVAGFEQFTLVHDLGSSAGRTRIIRKAYFEDPAYVPLLERAYALWRELEDETLTALLDLFGVLMIGQPDAASIRGVARAAAAFDIPIEHLDAAQVRARFPLLRPLDGEVAILEPYAGVVFPERAIAAHLRMARKYGAELHERTWVRSFEPSDGGVRLVFEGGESVEAAHVAVCAGPWTSDLLGQLGATLTVQRNVQYWFAPRSEPCGPDRVPAFFLERADLLAPVYGIPDLGDGLKIAFHGHGESSHADRLDRDVHESEIGAMRTTLAKWIPDAGGELCSVKACMYTMTPDAHFAIGRVPGFANIVVACGFSGHGFKFAPAIGEIVAQTIADGAPKLDARFLALERFTGR; this comes from the coding sequence ATGAAGTACGATGTCGCGGTCATCGGTTTGGGCGGGATGGGCAGCGCCGTTGCCGCGCACTTGGCGCGGCGCGGCCTGCGCGTGGCGGGGTTCGAGCAGTTCACGCTCGTGCACGATCTCGGTTCGTCGGCCGGCCGTACGCGCATCATCCGTAAAGCCTACTTTGAAGACCCGGCGTACGTGCCGCTGCTGGAGCGTGCGTACGCGCTCTGGCGCGAGCTCGAAGACGAAACGCTGACCGCGTTGCTCGACCTCTTCGGCGTGCTCATGATCGGGCAGCCCGACGCGGCGTCGATCCGCGGCGTTGCCCGCGCCGCGGCCGCGTTCGATATTCCAATCGAGCATCTCGACGCCGCGCAAGTGCGTGCTCGCTTCCCGCTGCTGCGTCCGCTCGACGGCGAGGTCGCGATTCTCGAACCGTACGCCGGCGTCGTCTTTCCCGAGCGGGCGATCGCAGCCCATCTGCGGATGGCACGCAAATACGGCGCCGAACTCCACGAGCGTACGTGGGTGCGGTCGTTCGAACCGTCGGACGGCGGCGTCCGCCTCGTCTTCGAGGGCGGCGAGTCTGTCGAGGCCGCGCACGTCGCGGTGTGCGCCGGCCCGTGGACGAGCGATCTGCTCGGGCAACTCGGCGCGACGCTCACCGTTCAACGCAACGTGCAATACTGGTTCGCACCGCGTTCCGAACCGTGCGGACCGGATCGCGTTCCGGCGTTCTTCCTCGAACGCGCCGATCTGCTCGCACCGGTCTACGGAATACCCGATCTCGGCGACGGGCTCAAGATCGCCTTCCACGGTCATGGCGAGAGCTCGCACGCCGATCGGCTCGATCGCGACGTACACGAAAGCGAAATCGGGGCCATGCGCACGACGCTTGCGAAGTGGATTCCCGACGCCGGCGGCGAGCTGTGCTCCGTGAAGGCCTGTATGTACACGATGACGCCCGACGCGCACTTCGCGATCGGCCGCGTTCCCGGCTTCGCAAACATCGTCGTCGCTTGCGGCTTCTCGGGGCACGGCTTCAAGTTCGCACCGGCTATCGGCGAGATCGTCGCACAGACGATCGCCGACGGTGCGCCCAAGCTCGACGCCCGGTTTCTCGCGCTCGAGCGCTTTACCGGTAGGTGA
- the dacB gene encoding D-alanyl-D-alanine carboxypeptidase/D-alanyl-D-alanine-endopeptidase, whose amino-acid sequence MLSLLALLLPSPLFEAPTLRGALVSAYVISAKNGAVIFSRDPDAAVMPASTLKLVVGSAALDELGVDFRFTTQLATDGTSLFLVGGGDPLLRSSDLDQGAQAVATAGTTHFDALVGDDGALDAPRYPGGWEIDDLPYYYAAPPSPLSIDENSLHVALHPGAPGAPPTISTEPATNAITIVNEATTGPPHSDDTTALHVSWTAPDTLVLTGSLPADETDADIDASMLDPAAVTLGLAADALARAGITFANAPHLGMAAPAAHDLWVHRSPPLPDLLKAMWPPSNNLLAESLLDALGATRAAALDRERAWLRSIGVDPATTTLVDGSGLSAYDRISARDLVTVLAHDWNGPNRAAVLAALPVGGKSGTLAHRFTAPPLAGAVIAKTGTVNHTRTLAGYLLTPHGTLIFALMINDWMDQDPGAADRLHAFQSTFLESFFE is encoded by the coding sequence ATGCTCTCGCTCCTCGCGCTTTTGCTCCCCTCCCCGCTTTTCGAGGCGCCGACGTTACGCGGTGCACTGGTCAGCGCATATGTGATCTCAGCCAAAAACGGTGCGGTGATTTTTTCCCGCGATCCCGACGCGGCCGTCATGCCGGCATCCACGCTGAAGCTGGTCGTTGGTTCAGCCGCACTCGACGAACTCGGTGTCGACTTTCGCTTTACGACACAACTCGCGACCGACGGAACCTCACTTTTTCTCGTTGGGGGAGGCGATCCGTTGCTGCGCTCGAGCGATCTCGACCAAGGGGCGCAAGCCGTAGCGACGGCCGGAACCACGCACTTCGACGCGCTCGTCGGCGATGACGGCGCGCTCGACGCGCCGCGCTATCCCGGCGGCTGGGAGATCGACGATCTTCCCTATTATTACGCAGCGCCGCCGAGCCCGCTCTCGATCGACGAGAACTCGCTGCACGTCGCGCTTCACCCGGGTGCGCCCGGTGCGCCGCCGACGATCTCGACCGAGCCGGCGACGAATGCGATTACGATCGTGAACGAGGCGACCACCGGGCCGCCGCACAGCGACGACACGACCGCGCTGCACGTTTCGTGGACCGCGCCCGATACGCTCGTGCTGACCGGCAGTTTGCCGGCCGACGAAACCGACGCCGACATCGATGCGTCGATGCTCGATCCGGCAGCGGTAACCCTGGGGCTTGCCGCCGATGCGTTGGCACGCGCCGGCATTACGTTCGCGAACGCGCCGCACCTCGGCATGGCTGCGCCCGCGGCGCACGACCTCTGGGTGCATCGTTCGCCGCCGTTGCCCGATCTCTTGAAAGCAATGTGGCCCCCGAGCAACAATCTGCTCGCCGAATCGCTGCTCGACGCGCTCGGCGCCACGCGCGCCGCGGCGCTCGACCGCGAGCGCGCCTGGCTGCGCTCGATCGGCGTCGATCCGGCGACGACCACGCTGGTCGACGGGTCGGGGCTCTCCGCCTACGACCGCATCAGCGCGCGCGATCTGGTTACGGTTCTCGCGCACGATTGGAACGGACCCAACCGCGCCGCCGTGCTCGCGGCGCTGCCGGTCGGAGGAAAGAGCGGAACGCTCGCGCATCGCTTCACCGCACCGCCGCTCGCCGGAGCGGTGATCGCCAAGACCGGCACGGTCAATCATACGCGTACGCTCGCGGGGTATTTACTGACACCGCACGGAACGCTGATCTTCGCCTTGATGATCAACGATTGGATGGACCAGGACCCGGGCGCGGCGGACCGTCTCCACGCGTTTCAGTCGACGTTCTTGGAGTCGTTCTTCGAATGA